GCAACCCCGGATTCAACGTGCTGAACTGGTTCGGGTTCACCGCGAATGCCGACGCGGATGGGTTGTACTACCTGGACAACATCCGTCTCGAGCCGGTGCAGGAGTAGTGGAGCGTGTGGCCGGAAAAGGTTACCGGCGCATGCTGACGTGTAGAACTAAGTGACCTTCGTCAGCCAGGCCTCACATACGTGTGAAACCACCGAAAGCAGGGAAAGGGGTATCTGGGATGAGAATCGCGATGGGAGTATCCACGCTATTAGCGCTGGTGCTTGCCACATCCACGTACGCTCTTCCGCAACCGACGCTGTATCAGCCCAATGAGGGAGACGTGCTCGGACCGAGTTACGACATCAGCGGCACAGTGGGGCAACCCGCGCTGGTGGTTGTGCTGACCGACGTTGTCCTTTCCGATACCGGGCGTCTTGTCGGAACGGTCCCCGGGATCCGCCACTTCACCAATGCCGACGGGACGTTCAGTTTCCGCTGCGCGAGCCCGCGGGTTCCCGTGGGCAAGCGTGAGGCCGACATCCTCTACCGTGTCCGGTGCTTCGTGGTGGGCCCGGGCGGCCAACGCGGACCTGAGGCGGTCGTGAACTGTAAAGCCGGCACAGCATCGCGCCGAGATGCGCCTGGCTGGGGTAGCATCGAGGAAGGCGTCTGGAATCTGAAACTCCTGAACGCCAAGCGTCTCGTGGACGGCAGCCGGATAACCGCGAAGTTCACCGACGGCCGCCTCGGCGGTCACGGCGGGATCAACCAGTACTTCGGCAATTACAAGGTAGCGGGACGAGACCTGACAATCAGCGACATCGGCTCAACGAAAATGGCCGGGCCGGCCCCCCTCATGATGCAGGAACAGGAGTACTTCTGGACGCTCGAGTCGGCCAGGACCCACCAGGTCACCGGTGCTGAGCTGGCCGTCTTCAACGCAGATGGGAAGGTCATCCTTGTTTTCGGGCGTACTGCCCCCGCACCGGTGGCTCTGCGCCAGGGGCTGTGGGAGCTGAGAACCCTGAATGGCAAGCCGGTGCTCGAGGGCACCACTGTCACCGCCCGC
This region of Armatimonadota bacterium genomic DNA includes:
- a CDS encoding META domain-containing protein, which encodes MRIAMGVSTLLALVLATSTYALPQPTLYQPNEGDVLGPSYDISGTVGQPALVVVLTDVVLSDTGRLVGTVPGIRHFTNADGTFSFRCASPRVPVGKREADILYRVRCFVVGPGGQRGPEAVVNCKAGTASRRDAPGWGSIEEGVWNLKLLNAKRLVDGSRITAKFTDGRLGGHGGINQYFGNYKVAGRDLTISDIGSTKMAGPAPLMMQEQEYFWTLESARTHQVTGAELAVFNADGKVILVFGRTAPAPVALRQGLWELRTLNGKPVLEGTTVTARFTHKGIGGNGGINTYGGDCKVDGSRLSIGAVVSTMMAGDPATMAQEQEYFKALSAAKSYTVAGDELIIQDADGEAILSFVRAAPDTE